Within Paenibacillus albicereus, the genomic segment GATGCCCCAGATGGATTCCGTGTAGAAGGAGCACAGTCCGATCATGTAGTCGATGAAGAACGAGAGCAGCAGGGCGAGCATGACCGACACGAGGAAATAGAGCAGGTTGACGCCGATCTGAAGGCGCGTGTCGAAGACGAACAGCAGCACGAGCAGCGTCGGCAGCGAGATCGTCAGGAAATTGCTGAATACCGCGCCGACCGCCTCGAACAGCTTGTTCAGCTGGTAGTCGAGCGGCTTGGTGAAGCTGGTGATGATGTCGCCGCTCAGGATGTTCGCGGCCATGAACCATTCCGTATACACCTGATACATCGTGAACAGCGAGGAAGCGAGCGCCAGGTAGGCGAACGCTTCGTTGAACGTCATTCCGTTCAGCATCCCCCGTCCCTCGTAGACCGCCATCCACAGGAAATAGATGACGGTCACATAGATGAGGTTGCCGAAAAACGTGAACAGGAACGTGGACCGTCGCGAGACGCGCGTCATGAAGCTGCTTCTCGCCAGGGCGAAATACCGGACCGTATTCATGCGAGCGCCCCTTCGTAGATGTCCTTGACGATCTTGTCGATGCTGATCTCCTCGATCTTGATGTCCTGGATCGGATACAGGCTGCCCAGGTAATGGAGCACCTCGATGAGCTGCACCTGCTCCTGGTTCAGCGTGACGTGGAGCCAGCCTTCCTCGCCGGGCTCCATCTGAATCGCGTCCGGCCGGCTGAACTGCCCGTGGACGCCCGCGGCCAGCTGGTCCATCGCCAGCAGCTGGGCGGGATCGAGCTGGATCTTGAGCGTGCGGTGGGCGCCGAACATCTGGGTAACCCGGGCGATGCTGCCGTCGTACACGACGGCTCCCTTGTCGATCACCACGATCCGCTTGCAGAGCGCCTCGATGTCGCTGAGGTCATGGGTGGTCAGGATGATCGTCGTCTTCTTCAGCTGGTTGAGAGACTGGATGACCTGCCGGATGCGCGTCTTGACCGAGATGTCGAGGCCGATCGTCGGCTCGTCGAGGAAGATGACCTTGGGATCGTGCAGGAAGGCGGCCGCCACGTCGCACAGCATCCGCTGGCCGAGCGAGAGGTAGCGGACCGGCGTGGAGTACAGCGCCTTGAGGTCGATCAGATCCTCGAACAGCCCCATGTTCCTCGCGAACTCCGCCTTGTCGACCTGATAGATCTGCCGCAGGATCTTGAACGACTCGATGACCGGCAGATCCCACCACAGCTGGGTGCGCTGGCCGAACACGACGCCGATCTCCTGCATGTTGCGCGCGCGGTTCTTCGTCGGCACCCGGCCGTTGACGGTCAGCGTGCCCGAGCTCGGCTTCAGCACCCCCGTCATCATCTTGATCGTCGTCGACTTGCCCGCGCCGTTGGGCCCGACAAAGCCGACGATCTCGCCCTCATCGATCTCGAGCGACAGCCCCTTCACCGCCTCCACGACCCGATAGTCCCGGGAAAACAGGTCGCGGAACGCGCCGCCCAGCCCTTCGGAGCGATTCAGCACCTGATAATTCTTCTTCAAGTCCACCAGCTTGATCATCGTCATACCGTCTCCACCTTGTTCATCGTCCTTTTGTAAGCCGCCATCAGGAGCATCGCCAGCGCGGCCGAGCCGCCCGCGAGGTACACGGTCGAGCTGATCGTCTGCGTCGCCAGATAGAGCAGCATGCCGAGCACGACGCCGAGCACATGGCCGATGTTCTCGGAGAAGACGACATCCTGCTTGGACAGCTCCTGATAGCGGCTATTGATCTTGGTGATGCAGAATACGGTGCCGCCGCCGAGGCCCGTCGCGATCCACAGCGCCACGACGAGCGGACCGTTGTCGATCTGCCAGGCCATGAGCAGCAGCACGAGGCTGAGGAACAGATGGCCGCCGAGGAAATAGCGGAAGTAGCGCTCCGCCCTCAGGAAATGCGAGATGCCCGTGTAGGTGATCCAGCCCAGGACGAAAAAGATGCCGACCCAGATGGAGGAGCCGCTCGGAACGGCCTGCCACAGAAGGATGATGACGAAGTAGGCATAGCTGAAATAGTGGATCTGATGGATAATCATCACCCAGCTCAGAAACCGTACTTTCGGCCGGATGAGCTTGGCCCGCTCGAACGTCCACGGCACGGCCGCCGCGATGACGGCCAGCAGCAGCGCGGCTCCGGCGCTGACCGCCGCTCCGGTGAACGGAGCCGCCAGGAAGCCGAGGATGCGGAACGAGCGCTTGATCGTCGTCCCGACGTTCTCCTTTTGGATGGACCGCAGCGACTGGATCGCGACCGCCATCAGCGCGTAGCCCGCGAACAGGTACGCATACGTGTCCGGCTGGTAATGCGCCAGCCCGAGCAGGACCGCCGCTCCCGCGGCGCTGAGCAGCGTCAGGGCGCGGTTGATGCGGATCGGATTGGGCACGAGATTGCCCAGCTGGTAGGCCAGGCCGATGCCGATGATCGCGAACAGGCCGAGCCCGAGCTCGATCGCATACAGGATGCCGCCGAGCTCGACCGCTCCGGAGAGGAGGCTGAGGAACAGAAAGATCGCCCG encodes:
- a CDS encoding ABC transporter ATP-binding protein, producing the protein MTMIKLVDLKKNYQVLNRSEGLGGAFRDLFSRDYRVVEAVKGLSLEIDEGEIVGFVGPNGAGKSTTIKMMTGVLKPSSGTLTVNGRVPTKNRARNMQEIGVVFGQRTQLWWDLPVIESFKILRQIYQVDKAEFARNMGLFEDLIDLKALYSTPVRYLSLGQRMLCDVAAAFLHDPKVIFLDEPTIGLDISVKTRIRQVIQSLNQLKKTTIILTTHDLSDIEALCKRIVVIDKGAVVYDGSIARVTQMFGAHRTLKIQLDPAQLLAMDQLAAGVHGQFSRPDAIQMEPGEEGWLHVTLNQEQVQLIEVLHYLGSLYPIQDIKIEEISIDKIVKDIYEGALA
- a CDS encoding ABC transporter permease, which produces MNTVRYFALARSSFMTRVSRRSTFLFTFFGNLIYVTVIYFLWMAVYEGRGMLNGMTFNEAFAYLALASSLFTMYQVYTEWFMAANILSGDIITSFTKPLDYQLNKLFEAVGAVFSNFLTISLPTLLVLLFVFDTRLQIGVNLLYFLVSVMLALLLSFFIDYMIGLCSFYTESIWGICTAKDVLVLFLSGAMVPMSFFPAGFQTFCSYLPFQAIYHIPLTIITSKEYGHPEYALALLEQGIWVLVLLALSRLLHAAATRSITVNGG